The Porphyromonas pogonae genome segment TTAATACGATAGGTCAGTCGACCGTGTATGATAGCATGATTGGCTTAATACGATAGGTCAGTCGACCGTGTGTGATGGGATGATTGGCTTGATGCGATAGTTTGTTTTTCATCTCAGAAATGAGGGAGCTGTGAGGTTGATAGAGTAGGGGTATTTGAGACTCAAATGTATGCGAAAAGTAGGCATTTTAAAGCAAAAAGGAGTCGTATCTACCGGGGGTACAGATAATAATATATTCGTTAGAGTGCAGTTCATTTCAGGAGGTATAGATTGAGACAGTATATGGGGTGTAAAGAGCATCTGATACAAAGATAATACTTTGATAAGCCTTTGTCAAGTGCTTACAGTTTGTTTGTAGTGGTGGTTAAATTCGGAAAATCATCATGCGCGCATACAGCCCATTTAAGCTGACAAAATGTAAGTAGCCTTTCCTTGTTGTAACTATAAATCGCTTGGGAGAGTAAGCTTATCAAAAAACTGTAGTAGATACTCCCATCGTGGCTCAAAGGGAAAGAAAGTGATCTTGTATTGATGGCTTGCTTTGTAGATTTTGAGACCGTTGCATAGCAGGCCAATTGCTTCGTTGCTTGCGAGATTCGCGCTTGGTCATTTACCTGAAGTGAACTCCCTGTGCACTCATTCTTAGCGCCTTGCACTTTACCTTCTCTGCCCGGTCAAAGTGTCTTTTGTCGGCTTTGCCTCCAAAATCCATGAGGCTGTTGACTTTTGCAACAGTGTCTCATTTTACCAATCTTTAGACTTCTGAAAAGTATCCTATTGGACAAAGCAGAAAAAGAAATAGCTTATTGCGCACTCTTATATGTCTGTCAAAATAAAAAGCCCTCATCTCTTAAAGACGAGGGCTTTATACTGTACGGTCCGGGTAAAATTAATTACCGGTTGGTAAAAGTAAAATTACTTCTTAACAGCGTCTTTTACTTCTTCTGCAGCTTTTGCGATTGAATCTGATGCTGCATCAGCTTTGTTAGCCAAAGTATCAGCAGCAGCTTCTACTGCTTCACTAGAAGGAGTTTCAACAACAACTGTAGTTGTGTCAACTGAGTCTGCAGTTTGCTCAGATTGGTTCTTGTTGTTACAAGAAACGAAAGTAGCAGCTACTAATACAGCAGCAAGAGCAACGAATTTCTTCATTTTTTTTAAATAAGTTTAGTGATAGAATTCTCTTTTATAGCGTTGCAAAGATAAATGTTTTTTGAATATTATATCACAATAATCATAATTTTTTTTCTTAACTCGCTTTTTTTAAGCCAATCTTGTCCAGTACTTTGCTTTAATAGCCTGCTTTAAGGACGTAATCGGTCAATTATAGAGAAATCTTTTTATGCTTTGTTTGGGCGTTTTTTCGAACTCAACATCACGTCTTTCGAAGCGTATAATCTTCTCGTATGACCCCAGCTGCTCATTCAAATGTGCTCTAAAACGCTCTATCTCATCCCATGCTTGCTCCATCGTGAGTCCTGCTTCCATGATGGCTTTCTGATCAGGTACAATGATCGCTGTGAGTTTACCATTGCGCGAGACCACTACATTTTCTAAGATAAAAGCGTTGTTGTTGATTTTAGATTCTATCTCTTCCGGATATATATTCTGCCCATTGGCTCCAAGGAGCATTGTTTTGGAGCGCCCTTTGATAAAGAGGTAGCCCTGAGCATCCACATATCCCAAATCACCTGTTTTCATCCAGCCGTCGTCTGTAAACAGGTTGGCTGTTTGTTCCGGATTCTTGAAGTAACCCAAGCAGACATTTTCTCCTCTTACTTGTATTTCACCCACGTCTTTCATGCTGGTGGTATTCTCTTCATAGTTGATCCTTACCTCCATGATGCCGGGGAGGGCTTTGCCGCATGATCCCAGCTTCCACTCTTCCCAATATGAATAGGTGATCAGAGGTGCACACTCTGTCATTCCATAGCCTACGGTAAATGGGAAATTGATGTCATAAAGGAATTCACCCACTTCTTTGCTTAGAGGTGCGCCTCCTATGATCATTTGTCTGAATTCGCCCCCTAAACCTTTCATCAGTTCTTTTCTGATTTTCTTCCTTATAATGGAAGAGAAGAATGGTAGTTGGAGTAGCAATTTGACCTTACTGTCTTGTATCTTGGGCAGTATTGATTTTTGATAAATCTTTTCCATGACCAAAGGCACGCTGATGATAAGCTTTGGTTTTACTTTCTTGAAAGCTGTAGTGAGGACGTGTGGAGCAGGTATCTTGCCCAAAAGATAGATGTGAGCTCCGGCAGCTATAGGAAGAAGGAAGTTGAATGCACAACTGTACATGTGTGCAAGAGGCAAGAAGCAAATGATAGGATCTCCTTCGAGAAGGATCTTTTTGCTTACAGCGAATGTGACATTGCCCGCAAGGTTGTTCCCTGTTATCATTACTCCCTTGCTGAAACCCGTGGTTCCTGATGTATAATTGATGAGGACAATCTCGCTATTGGGCGTTTTATGATAGTTAATGTCAGCGGGGTTCAACCCATTGGGATATTTCTCTGCAAAGAATTTATCTTTTTCCGATATTGCCAATGACAGTTTCTGATTCGGAGTTTTGTCCATCAAAGTCTGTCCTGTCTGGATATCTATAGAGGCTGTAACCCCCGGCATATTTTCACTTTTCATCTGAGCCCAGATATTCGTTGATACCATGAGTATCTTTGCTTCCGAATGGGTGATAATGCTTTCTGCGTCATTGACCGGGAAATCCTGAAGTATGGGCACGATAATAGCTCCGTACGTAACAATGGACAGGAAGCCTATGCACCATTCTGCAGTGTCTTTACCCATAAGAGCAATCTTGTCACCTGGTTGTACTCCTGCGTGTGCATAGATCTCATGTCTGCGGGCTATTTCTTTCGCTACATCACCAAATGTATATGAATTGCCTTCTGTGTAATTTGTCAGAGCATAAGACGTCCAGTGTTGTTGGATACTCTCTTCAATGAGTGATATAAAATTTTTTTCAATCATGATTTGATATTAATATCAAATTATGCGCATTTATTCCCTATGCCACTTTGCACATAATTTTATTTTTTGTGCAAATATAATAGCTTTTAATTTAATTTTCAACTATTAGCTTCTTAAAACCATCACTCATCACAGTAGTATACCCCCCTTTGTCTCCACTTATAATGAGTAAATACTCTATATTATTGAATTGCGATGCTATAGACTTGACTCTCTGAGATCCTGCTGCCATAAAGG includes the following:
- a CDS encoding AMP-binding protein; this translates as MIEKNFISLIEESIQQHWTSYALTNYTEGNSYTFGDVAKEIARRHEIYAHAGVQPGDKIALMGKDTAEWCIGFLSIVTYGAIIVPILQDFPVNDAESIITHSEAKILMVSTNIWAQMKSENMPGVTASIDIQTGQTLMDKTPNQKLSLAISEKDKFFAEKYPNGLNPADINYHKTPNSEIVLINYTSGTTGFSKGVMITGNNLAGNVTFAVSKKILLEGDPIICFLPLAHMYSCAFNFLLPIAAGAHIYLLGKIPAPHVLTTAFKKVKPKLIISVPLVMEKIYQKSILPKIQDSKVKLLLQLPFFSSIIRKKIRKELMKGLGGEFRQMIIGGAPLSKEVGEFLYDINFPFTVGYGMTECAPLITYSYWEEWKLGSCGKALPGIMEVRINYEENTTSMKDVGEIQVRGENVCLGYFKNPEQTANLFTDDGWMKTGDLGYVDAQGYLFIKGRSKTMLLGANGQNIYPEEIESKINNNAFILENVVVSRNGKLTAIIVPDQKAIMEAGLTMEQAWDEIERFRAHLNEQLGSYEKIIRFERRDVEFEKTPKQSIKRFLYN